The genomic region CCGGCGGCTCCGAAGGCCCGCCCGCATAGCTCTTCTCCTCGGTGGCGGACACGTTACCTACCTCCCGGCTTGGGGCGAATCCGTTCGCCCGAACTACTCCTAGACTACGTTTTCGCCACCTTTTCTGCCACCAGGTCCCGCAGCCGGCGGGCGTTGGCCAGGGCGTAGCCTTCGGCATCGTTATTGAAGTAGGCGAAGACGTCCAGGCCGCGGGCCAGCCAGCCGGCAATGTCCTGCGCCCACGCCGACAGTTCCTCCTCCGTATAGCAGGAAGCGTAGAGTTTCCGGCTGCCGTGGAAGCGGACGTAGACGAAGTCGGCCGTGACCTCCTTGACCAGGGGCCAGCGCGGCCCGTCGGCCACGCACAGCCCGGCTCCGTAGCCGCGCAGGAGACGGTAGACCTCGGGGTTAAACCAGCTCGGGTGCCGGAATTCGAAGGCCTGGCGGACGCGGCCCGCCACCGGGTGGTTCCGGAGAAGGGCCAGAAAAGGCTCCAGCCGGGCCACCTCACCCTTTAGGCCCGGCGGCAGCTGCCAGAGCACCGCCGCCAGCTTGTCGCCCAGCTCCGAGGCCCGCTCGAAGAACTTCTCCGCGGCCTCCTCTGCCCCGGACAAACGCTTCAGATGGGTAACGGTGCGGCTGCCCTTGACGGCGAAGACGAACCCGGGCGGGGTAGAGCCTCGCCAGGCGGCGAAGGTCCTGGCCAGCGGCAGGCGGTAGAAGGTCACGTTGAGCTCAACGGAGTCGAACTCTCCGGCGTAGTAGGCCAGCCGGTCCCGGGAAGGCAGGTCCTGGGGGTAGAATCGCCCCCGCCAGTGAGAATAGTTGTATCCGCTGGTACCCAAGTAGAAGTGAGCCATGCCAGCACCCCGCATCCCTCTCCTTGCCATGCCGCCGGCAGTCTGGTTCTCATCCTGCATAAACCGGGCCTGGCTCAAGCGCTAATCTTCCACCCGGCTTAGCCGGAATACCACCGTATCCGTGGGATCCGGGCAGCACCACTCCGTGGGCTGGCCCTCCGCCGCCCAGGGGAAACTGCCGCCGTGCAGCAGCACCGCTACCGGAGCCAGCAGGGCTCCCAGGGCCCAGGGGCACATCGCGGGGGTACGGTCCACGGTAAACTCCAGGCGCTCGCCCGGCCGGTGCCCGGCCGAACATTTCCCGCATCCCCGGACCTCCAGCACTTCCGCCACTACCTTGACCATACCCTTTCCCTCCGAAATCAGAATTAAGGATAAAATATACTTCAACGCGACTCCGGCTTGTCCTTTTGCAGGAACGCCCCCTGATCAGTAGCGGGGGCGCAGGGAAAGGGTAGGGGCGAGCGCCCCCAAGGGGACGGGCCGCCGCCCCCGGCAGGCAAAAAGCCCCAGCCGCTCCACCCGGGCCGGCCGGTCTTCCTGCCAGCCCCCCAGTTCGGACAGGGCGGAGAGCACCCATTCCGGCCGCACGTAGCGCCGGCTGCCGGCGGAAAGAAAAAGCAGCAGGTAGGGCGCCTCCCTGCCCTGCCGCACCCTGAGCTCCAGCAGTCCCGGCCGGATGTCCCTTTTCTCCCCTCTTACCTCTACGAAAAGGTGCGGGCGAGAGCGCAGGTCCGCCGCTGCCGCGTTCGCCTCGGAAAACGAAGGCTCGGGCTTCCACCCGGGCCGTACCCGGTAGGCGGCGGCATCCACCAGGCCGGGAAGGTTCGCGTCCTTGGGCCACGGCCGCACCTGCTTCAGCACCAGCCCCTCCGGCAGTTCCCCGGCCACACGCGCGGCGATCTCGCCCGGCGCCAGGGGATCGGAAAGCTCCACCACTGCCAGTTCCGACCGGCCGGACATGCCCACCGGCAGGGGCAGCGCAAAAGAAAGATACGGCCGGGGATTGAACCCCTGCGAGAGCTTCAGCGGCAGCTCCGCCCGCCGCAGGGCCCGCTCCAGCGCCCGCAAAACCTCCAGGTGCGACACGAAGCGCGCCGGGCCCCGCTGGGCGTAGTTGATGAGGTACAGCATTTCCCGGCCTCCCTTCCCTAAGGTGCTTTCCCGAAGGCCGCGTCGGTCACGGGACGCCCGTCGGCCAGGCGGGGCCGCACCCCCAGGCGCGGGCAGACCCCGCAGCCGGGGCACTCCCGCCACCGGCAGTCCGGGGTGGGCAGCGCCTGCCTTGCCTTCTCCGCCTCCCGGAGCAGGAACTCGCGGGTCACGCCCAGGTCCAGGTGGTCCCAGGGCATTACCTCGTCGCGGTCGCGCCGGCGGTGGGCGTAGAAGGAGGGATCGAGTCCGGCTCCCCGGATGGCCTCTTCCCATCGGCTCCAGGAAAAGTGCTCCTCCCAGCCGTCGAACCTGGCCCCGGCCCGCCACGCGGCCGTTACCGCCGCCGCCAGGCGCCGGTCCCCGCGGGCCAGAACCGCCTCCAGCAGGCTCTGCTCCGGATCGTGCCAGCTGTACCTGATCCGCCGGTGGCGCAGGCGCCGCCCCAGGTAGGCCTGCTTTTCGCGCAGCGCCTCCTGGGTGTCCTGGGGCTCCCACTGAAAGGGAGTGTGGGGCTTGGGCACGAAGGAGGCAACGCTCACCGACACCTCCGGCCGGCCCGCGCCCGGCCTCTCCGCCTCGCCCAGCCGCAGCACCCGGTAGGTCAACTCTGCCAGCCCGTCCAGGTCTTCCTGCGTCTCCGTGGGCAAACCGATCATGAAGTAGAGCTTCACCCGGCGCCAGCCGGCGGCAAAGGCGGCGCGGCAGGCGGCAAGCAGGTCTTCCTCCGTGACCTGCTTGTTGATCACCGCCCGCAGCCGGTCGGTTCCCGCCTCGGGGGCGAAGGTGAGGCCGGTCTTGCGCACCCGCTCGATTTCCTCCGCCAGGCCCACGCTGAAGGCGTCCGCGCGCAGGGAGGGCAGGGAGATGCCGATCCCCCGGCGGCCGTAGGCCTCTACCAGGCCCCGCGCCAGGGCCTCTACGGCGGTGTAGTCGGCGGAACTCAGGGAAACCAGGCCCACTTCCTGGTGGCCGGTGGCACGCAGCAGCTCTTCGGCCTGCCGGCGCAGGGTGCCCAGAGAGCGCTCCCGCACCGGCCGGTACATAATCCCGGCCTGGCAGAAGCGGCAGCCGCGGGTGCAGCCGCGCATGATCTCCAGCATGGCCCGGTCGTGCACCACCTCCAGGAAGGGAACGATGGGCCGGCGCGGAAAGTAGGCGCGGTCCAGGTCGGCCACCACCCGGCGCCGGACTCTCTCCGGCACCCCCTCCTCCAGCGGCTCCACCGCCGCCACCCGGCCGTCGGCCAGGTAGCGCACGCGGTAGAAAGAGGGCACGTACACCCCTTCCAGACCGGCAAGGCGCTTCAGCAGCTCCCGGCGCGGGACTTTCCACCTGGGCGATCCGTCCTCCCCGGCCCGATCGGCCCGCCTGACCTCTTTCAGCAGGGCCAGGATCTCCGGCAGCACCTCCTCTCCCTCGCCCAGCACCAGAGCGTCGAAGAAGGGCGCCAGGGGCTCGGGATTCACGGCGCAGGGACCCCCGCCCACCACCAGGGGATGCTCCTCGCCCCGCTCGGAGGCCAGAAGAGGCAGGCCGGCCAGGTCCAGGAGGTTCAGGACGTTGCTGTAGGTCAGCTCGTACTGGAGGGTGAAACCTACAATATCGAAGTCGGTCAGGGGACGGTAGGATTCCAGGCTGAAAAGAGGAAGACCCCGCCGCCGCATTTCCGCCTCCATGTCCGGCGCCGGGGCAAATGCCCGTTCCAGCAGGCAGTCTTCGTGCTCGTTGACCAGGCCGTAGAGTATGGTCAGGCCCAGGTGCGACATCCCGATCTCGTAAAGATCGGGAAAAACGAAGGCCATCCGCACCGCCACCCGGTCCCAGCCCTTGCGCACGGCGTTGAACTCGGTGCCCAGGTAGCGGCCCGGCTTCTGTACCCGGGGCAATATATCTTCCCAGATCCGTTCCTTGTCCACGTTATTAGTATAGCAGCGCCGAAGCTTAGGATTAAAGGCTATGCGCCGGCAAGCCAGACCGCGCACCGCCGGGGTAGGAGGCCGAAACCCGGGTGCTGATGCCTCCCCGGGGCCGGAAATCGCCGGTTACGGTGAGGCTTTCCGGGCACAAGAGTTTTACCAGGTCGTCCTTGATGCGGTTGACCACGTGTTCCTGAAGGATCCCCACGCTGCGGAACGAGTTAAGATAGTACTTTAAGGATTTGAGCTCTACCAGCTTGTCACCGGGTATGTAGGTAATGGTGATGGTGCCGAAATCGGGCAGTCCCGACCAGGGACAGACGGAAGTAAACTCGGGAAAGACGTACTCCACCACCGTGCCGCTTCCCGGGTATTCGAAAGGTATGGCTTCCAGAACCGCGGCGTCGATGGCCTCGTAACCTGCCGCATCCCACCGCCGCTCGGAATACCGGTCCATAAGTCTACCTCCCGGCCCACTACTGTTCTACGCCTCATTCTACGATGGCGGGCCGTCCGGCGTCAAACGTTTCCCCGGCTCGGCCAAAAGAATGGGGCCCGGCCGAGCAGGAGGGCGGGGCCGTCATCATCTTGCGGGTTGTGCCCTTCAGGCTGAACTATTATAATTCGGTAAGGGCTACCCGGTCGGGCCCGGGCAAAGGAGGTATCGAGACCGGCGATTGCCGGCCTTTTCCTGCGGCTCCGGCAGGCTGAACGTATTGTCGAGGAGGGACCGTATCCGGTGTATCCGATTCTGAGCAAGAAACCCCTCGCCCCCTCCATAACCCTCATGGAGATCGAGGCTCCCGAAGTGGCGAGAAAGGCCCGGGCCGGGCAGTTCGTGATCCTGCGTCTTTCCGAGAACGGGGAGCGCATACCCCTGACCATAGCCGACTTTGACCGGCAGCGGGGCACGGTAACCATCATATTTCAGGAGGTGGGGTACACCACCGGGCAATTGGCCGCCTTCGAGCCCGGGGACGCCCTCCCGGATTTCGTCGGGCCCCTGGGCCTGCCTTCGGAGGTGGAGAACTACGGCCATGTGGTGTGCGTCGGCGGGGGCGTGGGGATCGCCCCCGTTTATCCCATTGCCCGAGCCCTGAAAGAGGCCGGGAACGAGGTTACGGCCATCGTCGGCGCCCGCAGCAAGGACCTGCTGATTCTGGAGGAAGAAATGCGGGGCGCGAGCGACCGGCTGCTGGTGGCCACCGACGACGGCAGCTACGGGCACAAGGGCTTCGTCACCGACCTGGTGAAGCAGGTCCTGGACGAGGGCAGGCCCGTGGCGCGGCTCTGGGCGGTAGGTCCCATGATCATGATGCGGAACGTGGCCGAGGTCACCCGCCCCTACGGGGTGAGAACCATCGTCAGCCTGAACCCCATCATGGTGGACGGGACGGGAATGTGCGGCGCCTGCCGGGTGGTGGTCGGAGGACGGGCCAGGTTCGCCTGCGTGGACGGCCCGGAATTCGACGGGCACGAAGTCGACTGGGATCTGGCCATGCGCCGGCTGGCCATGTACCGGGAAGAGGAGCAGCAGGCCCTGGCCTTTCACCGGAACGGAGGTGGCTGCGCGTGCCGCTGATTCGCGAGAAGACCCCCATGCCCTCCCAGGACCCCGGGGAGCGCATCAAGAACTTCAACGAGGTGGCGCTGGGCTACACCGAAGAACAGGCCCTGGCCGAGGCCGCCCGGTGCAACCTCTGCAAGAAGGCCAGCTGCAAGCTTGGCTGTCCGGTAGAGGTAGACATTCCCGAATTCATCAGCCTCATACGCCAGGGGGACTTTGCCGGCGCGATCAACAAGATCAAGGAAAAGAACAACCTGCCGGCGATCTGCGGCCGCGTGTGCCCCCAGGAGAATCAGTGCGAGAAGTACTGCAACGTGGGCAAGAAGGGCGACCCGGTGGCCATCGGCCGCCTGGAGCGCTTCGTGGCCGACTGGCAGCTGGCGCGCGGCGTTACCCCTCCCCCGGTGGCCGAGCCTACCGGCTTCAGGGTGGCGGTGGTGGGATCGGGTCCGGCGGGGCTCACCGCGGCAGCCGATCTGGCCCGGATGGGCCACGCGGTCACCGTGTTTGAGGCCCTGCACGTTCCGGGCGGGGTGCTCATGTACGGCATCCCGGAGTTCCGTCTGCCCAAGAGGGTGGTGCAGGCCGAGATCAACGTCATCCGGCAGATGGGGGTGGAAATCCGCACCAACTGCGTGGTGGGCAAGCTCTTCACCGTGGACGAGCTGCTCGGCGAATACGGCTTTGACGCCGTCTTCGTGGGCACGGGGGCGGGGCTTCCGCACTTCATGGGCATCCCCGGGGAGAACCTCCTGGGCGTGTATTCGGCCAACGAGTTCCTCACCCGCACCAACCTCATGAAGGCCTACCTCTTCCCCGAGTACCTCACTCCCATCAAGATCGGCCGCCGGGTGGCGGTGATCGGGGCGGGGAACGTGGCCATGGACGCCGCCCGCACCGCCCTGCGGCTGGGGGCGGAAGAATCGAGCATCGTCTACCGGCGCTCGGCGGCGGAGATGCCCGCCCGCAGGGAAGAGGTGGAGCACGCCCAGGAAGAGGGAGTGAAGTTCCACTTCCTGACCAGCCCCGTGGCCATACACGGTAACGATCAGGGCTGGGTTACCGCCATGACCTGCCTGCGTTACGAACTGGGCGAGCCGGACGCCTCGGGAAGACGCCGGCCGGTTCCGGTTCCGGGATCCGAATTCACTCTGGAGGTGGACACGGTGGTCATGGCCATCGGCCAGGGACCGCACCCCCTGGTGCCCCAGACCACCCCGGGCCTGGCGGTGAATTCCGGCCACGGCACCATCGTGGCCGACGAAGAAACCGGTGCCACTTCCAAGCCGGGTGTGTTCGCCGGCGGCGACATCGTCACCGGTGCGGCCACGGTAATCCTGGCCATGGGAGCGGGCAAGAAGGCGGCCCGGGCCATCGACGCCTATCTCCGGGAGAAGAAGGGACGGCCGGTCGCCTAGCCGACCGAACGGCCTTGCGCGCAGGGCTTGCGGCGGGCTCCCCTCTGCTGAGCATACCTCGATAGTTGCGCCCGACCCGGTGCCGGGTCGGGCGCAGAATTCCGCCTGCGGGCCGGGTCAGGCCGTCGGCTCGAGCCGCGGTTCTAGAGGTTCGCCCTGCCGCTCCAGGCCGAAGTGCAGCCAGCGCCCTACCGCGCTGCCTATCTCCTCCCCGGCGGCTACTTCCTGGCCGGCCGCCACCCGGACCTGGCCCAGCCGCTCGTAGACCGTTTCCAGTGCCCCCTCGTGGGCGATCCGCACCGTATAGGCGGTGGAAACCCCTACCGGAAGCACGTCCACGCTTTTCACCTTCCCGGCCAGGGCGGCCCGCACCGGGTCCCCGGGTCTTACCGCCAGGTCCACCCCGGGGTGGAACACCTTCTGGCCGTCCACCGCCGAGCCGGTCCAGCCGAAGCCCCGCAGCACCTCTCCCTCTACCGGCAGGCTCAGCGGGGGCACGCTTGCCTCAACGGCGGCGCCGGACTCGGCCGACCCTGTCCCCGGCTCCGCCTGGGCCGGGGCCAGGGCGGGTGCCTGCCCCGCCTCGGACTCCGCGCCGCCGCCCCGGTCTGAACCGCCCCCCAGCAGGTAGCCGTACCGGTCGAAGCTGTCCAGCCCCAGGTACTGGGCCAGGCGCGGCGTCCAGTCGGCCGCCGGAGAAGTGAGGTAATAGGAGGCCCTCTGCCGCCAGTCCTCCGGCAGCGGCAGCCGGCCCTGGAGGGCAAAGTAGACCACGGCGAAGAGCAGGGCCGCAGCCCACAGGCGCCAGGTCCGATAGCGCCGGGGCGGCGGGCCCGGGTAGACCCGGGGACGGCTCAAAGAGATGTAGTCCCGTACCTCCTGCCGCACGGCTTCCGGCTTGAGCTCCTCTTCCGCCACGTGTAACCCTCCTCAACTTGGACCCCGTCGCGATCCCGGCGGGCAGGGTCGGTTCCCCCAGCACATTCACGCCGCGCCGGGCACCGGGCTTGGCGAGGCCGAGCCCGGAGGCGGGCGCCAGGCCTCCGGACGGCCGAAGCCGCGGGGCCCAACGACGGCGCCTCCGCCGCGTGCCCGCCGGAGGAAAGGCCCGAGCCCCAGCCCGGTCGGCGGGGCGAAGTACGGCGGGGAACCGACCCTGCCCGGAAGCCGGAGAGCACACCTGGCGCCCAGTCCCGGCCCCCGGGCCTGTCCCGGTACATCATATGCCGGCGGAAGAAGGTTATTCCTCTCGATTGGAAACCCCGGCCTCGCCGAAGGTAGCCATCTCCCGCAGGATCTTTACCGCCGCCTCCACTACGGGCATGACCAGGGCGGCACCGGTGCCCTCGCCCAGGCGCATGTCCATGAAGAGCACGGGCTTAAGCCCCAAAAGCCCCAGCATTACCGCGTGACCGGGCTCGGCGGAAAGGTGGGAGGCTATCAGGTAGTCTCTCGCCCCCGGCGCCAGGCCCACGGCGATCAGGGCCGCGGCGGTGGAAATGAGCCCGTCCAGCAGCACCGCGCAGCGGGAGGCGGCCGCACCGATGGCCGCTCCGGCCAGTCCGGCAATCTCCAGCCCTCCCACCTTGCACAGCACGTCCCAGGCGTCGGCCGGATCCGGCCGGTTGACCTCTAAGGCCCGCTCGAGACAGGCGATCTTTTGCTTCAGACGCCCGTCGTCCACCCCGGTACCGCGGCCGGCCAGCTCTGCCACCGGCCGGCGGCCGTACACCGCGGCGATGGCCGTGCTGGCGGTGGTGTTGGCTATGCCCATCTCGCCCAGGGCGATCAGCCGCGCTCCCCGGCCCACCACTTCCTTCACCACCTCCAGGCCCACCGCCACCGCCCGCTCCGCCTCCTCCCGGGTCATGGCCGGGCCCCGGGTGAAGTTCCGGGTCCCGTAGGCCACCTTACGGCTGAGCACCCCCGGGATCGGCGGCAGGTCCCGGGCCACGCCCACGTCCACCACTACCAGCTCCGCGCCCACGTGGCGGCTGAGCACGCTCATGGCCGCCCCTCCGCGGGCGAAGTTGGCCACCATCTGGGCCGTAACCTCCTGGGGGAAGGCGCTCACCCCTTCCTCCGCCACACCGTGATCCGCGGCCATGAGGATCGCCGCCTTCCCGGGCACGTCCG from Clostridia bacterium harbors:
- a CDS encoding DUF72 domain-containing protein; translated protein: MAHFYLGTSGYNYSHWRGRFYPQDLPSRDRLAYYAGEFDSVELNVTFYRLPLARTFAAWRGSTPPGFVFAVKGSRTVTHLKRLSGAEEAAEKFFERASELGDKLAAVLWQLPPGLKGEVARLEPFLALLRNHPVAGRVRQAFEFRHPSWFNPEVYRLLRGYGAGLCVADGPRWPLVKEVTADFVYVRFHGSRKLYASCYTEEELSAWAQDIAGWLARGLDVFAYFNNDAEGYALANARRLRDLVAEKVAKT
- a CDS encoding TIGR04076 family protein codes for the protein MVKVVAEVLEVRGCGKCSAGHRPGERLEFTVDRTPAMCPWALGALLAPVAVLLHGGSFPWAAEGQPTEWCCPDPTDTVVFRLSRVED
- a CDS encoding TIGR03936 family radical SAM-associated protein, giving the protein MLYLINYAQRGPARFVSHLEVLRALERALRRAELPLKLSQGFNPRPYLSFALPLPVGMSGRSELAVVELSDPLAPGEIAARVAGELPEGLVLKQVRPWPKDANLPGLVDAAAYRVRPGWKPEPSFSEANAAAADLRSRPHLFVEVRGEKRDIRPGLLELRVRQGREAPYLLLFLSAGSRRYVRPEWVLSALSELGGWQEDRPARVERLGLFACRGRRPVPLGALAPTLSLRPRY
- a CDS encoding TIGR03960 family B12-binding radical SAM protein → MPRVQKPGRYLGTEFNAVRKGWDRVAVRMAFVFPDLYEIGMSHLGLTILYGLVNEHEDCLLERAFAPAPDMEAEMRRRGLPLFSLESYRPLTDFDIVGFTLQYELTYSNVLNLLDLAGLPLLASERGEEHPLVVGGGPCAVNPEPLAPFFDALVLGEGEEVLPEILALLKEVRRADRAGEDGSPRWKVPRRELLKRLAGLEGVYVPSFYRVRYLADGRVAAVEPLEEGVPERVRRRVVADLDRAYFPRRPIVPFLEVVHDRAMLEIMRGCTRGCRFCQAGIMYRPVRERSLGTLRRQAEELLRATGHQEVGLVSLSSADYTAVEALARGLVEAYGRRGIGISLPSLRADAFSVGLAEEIERVRKTGLTFAPEAGTDRLRAVINKQVTEEDLLAACRAAFAAGWRRVKLYFMIGLPTETQEDLDGLAELTYRVLRLGEAERPGAGRPEVSVSVASFVPKPHTPFQWEPQDTQEALREKQAYLGRRLRHRRIRYSWHDPEQSLLEAVLARGDRRLAAAVTAAWRAGARFDGWEEHFSWSRWEEAIRGAGLDPSFYAHRRRDRDEVMPWDHLDLGVTREFLLREAEKARQALPTPDCRWRECPGCGVCPRLGVRPRLADGRPVTDAAFGKAP
- the queF gene encoding preQ(1) synthase yields the protein MDRYSERRWDAAGYEAIDAAVLEAIPFEYPGSGTVVEYVFPEFTSVCPWSGLPDFGTITITYIPGDKLVELKSLKYYLNSFRSVGILQEHVVNRIKDDLVKLLCPESLTVTGDFRPRGGISTRVSASYPGGARSGLPAHSL
- a CDS encoding sulfide/dihydroorotate dehydrogenase-like FAD/NAD-binding protein, with protein sequence MYPILSKKPLAPSITLMEIEAPEVARKARAGQFVILRLSENGERIPLTIADFDRQRGTVTIIFQEVGYTTGQLAAFEPGDALPDFVGPLGLPSEVENYGHVVCVGGGVGIAPVYPIARALKEAGNEVTAIVGARSKDLLILEEEMRGASDRLLVATDDGSYGHKGFVTDLVKQVLDEGRPVARLWAVGPMIMMRNVAEVTRPYGVRTIVSLNPIMVDGTGMCGACRVVVGGRARFACVDGPEFDGHEVDWDLAMRRLAMYREEEQQALAFHRNGGGCACR
- the gltA gene encoding NADPH-dependent glutamate synthase — encoded protein: MPSQDPGERIKNFNEVALGYTEEQALAEAARCNLCKKASCKLGCPVEVDIPEFISLIRQGDFAGAINKIKEKNNLPAICGRVCPQENQCEKYCNVGKKGDPVAIGRLERFVADWQLARGVTPPPVAEPTGFRVAVVGSGPAGLTAAADLARMGHAVTVFEALHVPGGVLMYGIPEFRLPKRVVQAEINVIRQMGVEIRTNCVVGKLFTVDELLGEYGFDAVFVGTGAGLPHFMGIPGENLLGVYSANEFLTRTNLMKAYLFPEYLTPIKIGRRVAVIGAGNVAMDAARTALRLGAEESSIVYRRSAAEMPARREEVEHAQEEGVKFHFLTSPVAIHGNDQGWVTAMTCLRYELGEPDASGRRRPVPVPGSEFTLEVDTVVMAIGQGPHPLVPQTTPGLAVNSGHGTIVADEETGATSKPGVFAGGDIVTGAATVILAMGAGKKAARAIDAYLREKKGRPVA
- a CDS encoding M23 family metallopeptidase codes for the protein MAEEELKPEAVRQEVRDYISLSRPRVYPGPPPRRYRTWRLWAAALLFAVVYFALQGRLPLPEDWRQRASYYLTSPAADWTPRLAQYLGLDSFDRYGYLLGGGSDRGGGAESEAGQAPALAPAQAEPGTGSAESGAAVEASVPPLSLPVEGEVLRGFGWTGSAVDGQKVFHPGVDLAVRPGDPVRAALAGKVKSVDVLPVGVSTAYTVRIAHEGALETVYERLGQVRVAAGQEVAAGEEIGSAVGRWLHFGLERQGEPLEPRLEPTA
- the cobT gene encoding nicotinate-nucleotide--dimethylbenzimidazole phosphoribosyltransferase, encoding MLELPAIPKLDEKARLAAQARLDELTKPPGSLGRLEDLAAHLAAITGSPLPDVPGKAAILMAADHGVAEEGVSAFPQEVTAQMVANFARGGAAMSVLSRHVGAELVVVDVGVARDLPPIPGVLSRKVAYGTRNFTRGPAMTREEAERAVAVGLEVVKEVVGRGARLIALGEMGIANTTASTAIAAVYGRRPVAELAGRGTGVDDGRLKQKIACLERALEVNRPDPADAWDVLCKVGGLEIAGLAGAAIGAAASRCAVLLDGLISTAAALIAVGLAPGARDYLIASHLSAEPGHAVMLGLLGLKPVLFMDMRLGEGTGAALVMPVVEAAVKILREMATFGEAGVSNREE